TGGATGATCTACCAGGTCAGAAGGTTGTACCTGAGGAGTGCATAGCTTTGTGTCTTCTCTGAATGACGGCCTTCAATGCACTGGCAATGCTGGAGCATTCTGATGACTCTGCTTTGGCGGACCTAGAATTCTGGCTGACCTAGAATAAATCATATTGTAAAAAAGGATTTGATAAGCACTCGGTATTCAACAAAGcagcattgaaaacattaaacattacctGAAAATCATGTTTGGTCAACAGTGAATGCGAACATAGTATAATATAGCGAGCAAGTAACACCCCAGTTGACTATATAAGTTTTACACaacctttcatttcctgtattgcacataaatatttaaaaaccttgTTTCACAAGTTATGCCGCCCCCCACAAAACTAGTAGTTGGTTATCTAAATTACACACTAGAAGTTAGAACACCTTACCGATTTTAGCTGCACTCCTTGCTTGATTTGGTCCAAGAATAATGTTTGTTCACTTTGTTGACTGATAATATCACCAGAATCCTCCAGTTCATCCAAAGCACAGTCATCCTTAGGGGGCTCCGTCTGAGCATTCAATGGGGGATCTAAACTCTTACACATGAATTGTTCATTGGAGCAATGCAAAGTCTGGGAGCTGCCCAACTGTAACTTAAATGGAAGAGCGGGGGCAGGTGGTATGGTTCCATTAGTTCCATGTGCAAACTCTGTGTTCAGTGGTTCCGAACATAGAGAAGATGGCATAACAATCTCTGAATCAATACCTTTATCAAATGAAGGGGGGAATGGAAGAGGTGGTACATCCCCATACTTTAAAACTGAAGACTCCATGGTTGGTATAGAAGGAGAATGGGCACCAGTGAAATCTTTCTCAAACTGCGGAAAAGGGTGCTGAGGTTGTAATGACTCCATTTCAGCTGCCGCATGTTTTAGATTAGAAGTCGGCAAGGAATACGTAACCATTTCTTGGGGGGATTCTTTACTTGGAGAGATTGGATGGTGTGTAATGTGCTTGGAATGTCTGCCTTGAAGAAAGTGGGGATGAGGAGGTAACACGGGTTTATCCTTTGCTTGATGATGAACAGAAGAAGCACAGGACAAAGTCTCAGACAACTCTTTTAAATAAGGAGGTAGAGGTGGAGGGCGTCTCATTGATGGGAAATGACTGGAAGATGAAACAGAAGAGGATGGGGGGACCTTGCTCAACGATTGGCTGTAGTTAATAGGAATTTGGTCCCGTAGCGGTGTTAGACTTTTGGATGCATATGCAGACTGTTTAATAGGACTCTTCCTTTTTTTGGTTGGAGTAATGCTTGAGGATGACAAAGAACGAAGTCTGTTGCGCGTATTGGGCTTTTCCACGGATGCTGGAAAACAAAACAGGATTTAGGAGTCGGACTGGATTAACTACAGTCTGCTTTAGGCACTTTTTAGGTTCATACAATTGTTCTTTCTGGGTATTCCATGTTCTAATCAGTAAAGCCCAAGCAATCAAAAATTCCCCATTTAGAAAAGTGGGATCTGTACATTCGCCATTCTCAGATATTCATGCCCAATATATAAGCCTCCTCATATATAAACCCAACCTCATTCAAAATTAAAGCTAATATGTTTCTTGTTCTGTATCCACTCCCCATTGTACCATTTGTATGACAATTTATTAAATGCTGGTTTGCCTTATAGTTGGTGTAATGTTTCTTTGCAGAAGCCAAATGTAAGGCTGTCCACAGAGACTGTGGAACAGGAGCCCTCCTTCCATTTTTACAAACGTAGGCAAAGTTAGGAGGttacccctattcaatgtacagcgctgtgtaatatgttggcgctatataaatactgcctaataataatgtGCTAATAGGTGCAGAATATTTGTAGTCAGACCCCACACAGGCCAGGGCAGTCACGTAAACCACTAAATTAGCTAACACAACCAACAGACATACTCTTCCTTCTTGTCATTTTCTGCACATGTTCCGTGGGTGCTTCTTTTTTCAACACATCAAATATTTTGTGAGAACTCTCCTTGTCCACATCCCCTTGCACACCGGCCAGACTGATCAATGCCTTCATGTCTACATCAGAATCCAGCTGTATAAAACAAAGATTAATAACTAGAGAAAATTCATACAAGACATTACTGCAGGGGTGTTTCAATGAATATCTATCAGTACAGGATTCTTCTTACATATGTAGTCTTTGCACAAATCCCATCTTCTATATCTGAAAAAGTGAAGCTTGACTCAACTGCTTAGTACGTCTGTGCCATTTCCTAAAGAAGCCTGTCTGGACTGTAATATCTAATTCTTAGAATTGTTAGTTATATGGTTGCTTGGGCAAATACAATATTCAGAACACAGACCGAGAAAAAGCATGCAGGAACAAGTCTGCCTTAATGGAATTCAGCATGACGATGTGTTGTCAGAGCCATGGAGAACTAACAAATACTCCCAATAGCAGAAACACAATGCAGACTGGAAAATAGAAGCATTaccacattggtggtcaatacTGTACTCCATTTACCCCTCTGGAAAAATGGCAGCATTGGAATGACAAATCAGCTTTAGTAACGGTCATTGCCTATATAACACTTCAGGGAAGGTTTAAAATAAAGAGATTCACAAGTAAAGCATATAAAACCTACCTGGGGGAAATATTCCATTTTATAGTCTCCACTATCTTACCTCCCTATTCCCTAGCttttatacttttcctttttGGAATTCAGCCTTTTGACATCCGATACATCCCTGCCATGGCATATTTTCTTACTACTAACAAGGATAAAGGAAACCATACCCTAGGTCCCTTATTCAAGGATTCTCCATTACCATTTAAATTTAACCGAGCTTTCTAAGCAAGCAATAGTTAAGATCAttcctataaaatatttgtgttatataCTATGactatatagttatatattattcctatttattattacacttttaCAAATTATTACACACATACTGTTGGGTAACTAAAACCTTTAATTCCCTTAACAGAGTTCACCCTTTTGATATCTGATATATCTTACTACCACACTCAAGTAATTGTCTACTAACTCACATAGGACACATAGCAATTAAAATAACTCTACTATGTTACTATTTTTGCACATCAGTCCCAATACATTACCATCCATTTTGCCTTGGACATATACTTTCTTTATATGATCAATACAATGCAGCCTACCAAATACTATCAGAATTATATACATCACTTTTATACATCATACATCACTGGAAATTATTAATTCACATACTTCTGCACTTCTCTATGTTATTAGAGAAGGAACACTTTTATATTTCAACCTGTATCGTTGATTtatatcatttgttatttgtaactACTGATATAATTGATATTTAGCCAAAACCCCTACTCTGCGTATTTTCTTCCGTTTACACCAGAGGTCCCCAATCCCCGgttgggccgtggctctggccggtgcacatCTTCCGGAGACACCGCAGGTTTAGGTAGGTGGGCTGTTGTATCCAGAGAGACAATCTGCCCCAATTCTTATCACAGCAGGCTctgacctgtgatgggagagtgggcgggttctggcatcatgatgtcactgtgTGATGTCACTGTGGGGGGGGAGGGAGTTGCTTCCTGAGCGACACCCGGCCTaccacacatgcgcggtccggagtccatgcatttagtggtccgtgacgtgcaaaaggttggggaccactggtttacaCAATTTATTCCAACACCTAAGGCATTATAATTAATCATAAACGGTTGGTCGATACCAGGCAGAGAGGACATTGAAAAATTTCgaggtaaaatgtttttgtcacaAGCAGCGGGGTGACATGAGGCAGAGGAGATATTTGATACTTCGGAAAAGGGAGACCCACTGCAAATGCATTCTGAGTAAATCCTTTAGAGGATTTGAATTACACAATTTGTGGCTGGAATTAGATGAAATAATCGAATTACTAactagcaggttctaaaattctCCCTCCTTGCGTCCAACAACAATGGACAGAGGGAATCCCCAATATAAGATTTAGTGTCCCCATGTCTTGATTGTTACTTTTAAAGAAGCAAAGATGatatctgtgaaacgcattgagcATAGAATATGGGTATTGCACTTTTTTAaggattgaaataaaaatgtatttcatgtatacTTATTGATGAGTGGACAAGAAATTACTGCCTGAAAAGTCCAACACACAGGCTTTTGTGGGAAACCGTaatctatttaataaaatttcaaCTTTATTAATATTCGAGTATCCTAAATGCTAGACAAAGACCACCTATGCTAGTCCTAGCTCAAGGTACGGGTACTATTCTAGTATAAAAACAATACTGCGTAAACAAGTTCAGCAGTTTCAATGAATGCAATGGTGCGATTTCccttcctgacgcgtttcgcgcCATGGGGCTTCCTCGGGGGGGTGGGAGATCGTAATTGAATCGCTAAAACTTTGGACTTGTGAAGGGGCCAAATCATGCCTATCATTCCTCAAGTAGATCACAAGCATAAAAACAGTatttcctctggatcagctaggATACAGGGTGCAATTGAAGGGGCCTAAAGATATCCAGTGTCGGGAAAGAAAAAGTTGCTCAGATTAAGTCAGTATTCAAAGAAATTTGCTAGTGAGTGTTGGAACTGAGAGAAAATGTATCCATCACAGGCGTACAGCTGGCAGCCGTCCAAATAGGAGGCCCCTCCTCTGTGTCTTCTCCTTTATGTCTGTGacagggcgaaacgcgtcgggcaggGATATAGCACCTTTGCATTCATTGAAACTACTGAACTTGTTTAcgcaatattgtttttatactaGAATATTACCCCTATCATGAGCTAGGACTAGCATAGGAGGTCTCTGTCTAGCATTTAgaatacttaaatatataaataaagaataaagtataaagaatataaataaagttgAAATTTTAATATATAGCTTACCTGGTCTCACAAAAGCCTCTCATTCCTTTCTCTTCCCgaaattttttccccattgtattCTCAGGGTGGGCCTTTGAGAAATAACTCTTTAGAAACACCATCCCTATACTACTCCTCTTGGTGTCACCCCATCTCTCTGCACAagaatttttataaatttgttgttattggcatatttaAGAGAAGTTGATCCAAATTTCCTGAGACGCTCCTGGTGACTGAAGATACCTTATCTTAGGCAGGTGGTGGCAGGGTAGAGAAGCAATATCAAACTAAACAAGTCAAAAAACATGACAACTCCAACTCCAtaacagagggggggggggtaaattggGGTTCTCAAAAGTCCAGTAAGTAGTGAAAGGTCCCTTAAGTTTTAGAATGCAGGAATATATAGTTACATGATTTAcagttacaaattaaaaaaaaaaaaaaaaaaaaaaaggaggattaCTTACATCTAGACCAGACATGGAATTAAAGCCAACATGGGTAACGTGCCTGCAGATAGAGACATTATCAATAGAAGACATTGGCAAAACGAACTTATTTCTCACCTACAGCATACCATGAATGACTTTATCATTCCTCATGCATTCCTCACTCTTCATGCattgtacacaaaataaattcaggtagaataaaagcaaaaatagatAACAAAGGTAACTTGGTTCCCCATAACCACCTCACCCATCAGTCAGGATATCGGTTTGTCCTCACAAATCACTAGAAGCCTGGAGACCAAGCTGACCTCTTACCAGCATGTAGATAAAGGGGGTCCAAGGCTACAAAcccatgtgcaataattgtcgttggaaaacaaacgattaatgacagatcaacaattCACGAccattttgaacgatcgtattgtgcacaattctgtacatgctgaaatgatatgatcattcaaatataatccaccaatatgtACACACATGCTTGATACACTTGTtcgaatgatgcaggaagtgacgtgtaaagAACAacccacgatcactgaacgaccgtacacacacaatagattgcaaactaacgtcacccaatcagatctgccgggacggtcgtcTGTTTACAGCGACATTTCTCGTTCATCGGcttcattgttcacttttttgttaacaattatcggtaGCAAGTTGTTTatattgcacgtatgtatgtagccttataCTAGAGTGAAGGGAACCCACATATAGACACTTCTACCAGTTCTCCCCACATAATAAGAAGTTCCTTTGCCGTTTACATTCAGTGTGTTAAGTGCCAAATAGGTTTTTGCtttagtttggtaaaaaaaatgtatacgcATTTCATCATCAACATTTGCAGCCACCAAGTGAAATGCATCAAGCTGGCAAAATATATTTCTGGAGGCTCCTAACAGCGAACATGATAACAGCTCTGAAAAGCAGAATAAGTAATTGATTTGCGACTCAAACTTCCTGACCCGGTGATACTTTTTAAGCCATGCAGTTTGtgcaattattaaaacattatggCAATCATTTAATTTTGGAAGTAgcacgggcagcatggtggctcagtggctagcacgaCGATACAGTGGTTCATTGCAAATCATTGAATGCATAGTACTTGCCTCTGGCACTCCTCCAGTACAtaacaactttttattaattatgttaTTTAGGCCATCATAATGCCCAGCCAATATAGGAGGTGGGT
This portion of the Pyxicephalus adspersus chromosome 8, UCB_Pads_2.0, whole genome shotgun sequence genome encodes:
- the LOC140336260 gene encoding uncharacterized protein, with translation MALFNIIGSIFQPSETRSTYTPVNYSPKENSSGRAQKGKLSKLDIGTPNNFKHVTHVGFNSMSGLDLDSDVDMKALISLAGVQGDVDKESSHKIFDVLKKEAPTEHVQKMTRRKTSVEKPNTRNRLRSLSSSSITPTKKRKSPIKQSAYASKSLTPLRDQIPINYSQSLSKVPPSSSVSSSSHFPSMRRPPPLPPYLKELSETLSCASSVHHQAKDKPVLPPHPHFLQGRHSKHITHHPISPSKESPQEMVTYSLPTSNLKHAAAEMESLQPQHPFPQFEKDFTGAHSPSIPTMESSVLKYGDVPPLPFPPSFDKGIDSEIVMPSSLCSEPLNTEFAHGTNGTIPPAPALPFKLQLGSSQTLHCSNEQFMCKSLDPPLNAQTEPPKDDCALDELEDSGDIISQQSEQTLFLDQIKQGVQLKSVSQNSRSAKAESSECSSIASALKAVIQRRHKAMHSSDDEDEVEEEWED